The Lycium ferocissimum isolate CSIRO_LF1 chromosome 10, AGI_CSIRO_Lferr_CH_V1, whole genome shotgun sequence genome window below encodes:
- the LOC132033625 gene encoding protein PXR1-like has translation MTKVNLGSEKHKEEESQEKKRDKMPNTPESSSKKSVKKLGSEKHKEEESHKGKRDKMPKTPKSSSKESVKKLGSEKHKEEESRKRKRDKMPNTSKSSNKKFESGPSLSKSPERAKINPSLSQKTKKRSAEAQNDGLKEKSRSMDELTASAKKYTPSARRVKVMRELGLMAPSGSPFCTREHIPTPPKSPIIPKGRVSAPKKSPSNPKWCLPAIKTIVVCGLPAAGSADHVTK, from the exons atgacaaaagtaAATTTAGGCTCAGAAAAGCATAAGGAAGAAGAAAGCCAGGAAAAAAAGCGAGATAAAATGCCGAACACACCCGAGTCGAGCAGCAAAAAATCTGTGAAAAAGCTAGGCTCAGAAAAGCATAAGGAAGAGGAAAGCCATAAAGGAAAACGAGATAAAATGCCAAAAACACCCAAGTCAAGCAGCAAAGAATCTGTGAAGAAGTTAGGCTCGGAAAAGCATAAGGAAGAGGAAAGCCGAAAAAGAAAGCGAGACAAAATGCCGAACACATCCAAGTCAAGCAACAAAAAATTT GAGTCTGGACCTTCGTTGAGCAAATCACCCGAAAGGGCAAAAATCAACCCCTCACTTTCACAGAAAACTAAGAAAAGATCCGCTGAAGCCCAAAATGATGGTCTCAAGGAAAAGAGCAGGTCCATGGATGAA TTGACCGCTTCAGCTAAAAAATATACACCAAGTGCACGCCGAGTGAAAGTTATGCGCGAGCTTGGTTTGATGGCTCCTTCTGGGTCTCCATTTTGTACAAGGGAACATATTCCTACTCCTCCAAAATCCCCAATTATTCCAAAGGGACGTGTTTCTGCTCCTAAAAAGTCTCCATCTAATCCTAAGTGGTGTCTTCCCGCAATTAAGACAATAGTTGTTTGTGGTCTACCTGCTGCAGGATCCGCTGATCATGTTACAAAGTAG
- the LOC132035369 gene encoding putative transcription factor bHLH107: MLSSLQGHNGFLQRQLVDHQRENGDDRYGKSTRKSKSKDAAVTHAVAERKRRERINSHLHTLKKLFPYLPKKDKPRVLTEVVTQLKELRKNIAQQLELSSLFLPSENDEVIVNYCDNEERTVKTTICCEDRPGLNRDLSSAIRLLQGRVIKAEMATVGGRTKAEMVVVLGGNKANGGEKNVVQLKRALKAVVENRALGLGSSVILGKIG; encoded by the exons ATGTTATCATCATTACAAGGGCATAATGGGTTTTTGCAGCGTCAACTTGTTGATCATCAGAGGGAAAATGGTGATGATAGATATGGAAAATCAACAAGGAAAAGTAAATCAAAAGATGCAGCAGTAACACATGCCGTGGCAGAGCGTAAACGCAGAGAAAGAATAAATTCTCATCTCCATACTCTCAAGAAACTTTTCCCTTATCTTCCTAAA AAGGACAAGCCAAGAGTGCTAACAGAGGTAGTCACTCAACTAAAGGAACTAAGGAAGAATATTGCTCAACAACTCGAGTTGTCATCTTTATTTCTACctagtgaaaatgatgaagtaaTTGTAAATTACTGTGACAATGAAGAACGAACGGTCAAGACTACGATTTGTTGTGAGGACAGACCAGGTCTGAACCGGGACTTATCATCCGCGATCCGATTGCTTCAAGGGCGGGTGATCAAGGCGGAGATGGCCACGGTCGGGGGCCGGACCAAGGCGGAGATGGTGGTGGTGTTGGGTGGTAATAAGGCAAATGGAGGAGAAAAGAATGTGGTACAACTTAAAAGGGCTTTAAAGGCTGTTGTGGAAAATAGGGCTTTGGGCTTGGGAAGTTCTGTGATATTGGGGAAGATTGGGTGA
- the LOC132033627 gene encoding AP-4 complex subunit mu isoform X2, which yields MISQFFVLSQRGDSIVIRDYRGDVPKGSAEIFFRKVKFWKEDGGEEAPPVFNVDGVNYFHVKVVGLLFVATSRTNLSPSLVLELLQRIARVIKDYLGVLNEDSLRKNFVLVYELLDEVVDFGYVQTTSTEILKSYIFNEPIMVDAGRLPPLGPAAMFMGTKRMPGTAITKSVVANEPGGRKREEIFVDIIEKISITFSSSGYILTSEIDGTIQMKSYLTGNPEIRLALNEDLSIGRAGGRSVYDYGGSAGSGAVVLDDCNFHESVHLDSFDVDRTLTLVPPDGEFPVMNYRITQEFKPPFRINTLIEEAGSLKAEVILKIRAEFPSDITANTISVQMPLPAYTSRVSFELEPGAVGQTTDFKESNKRLEWSLKKVLGGSDHTLRAKLTFSQESHGNITKEAGPVSMTFTIPMHNPSRLQVKYLQIAKKSKTYNPYRWVRYVTQANSYVARI from the exons atgatttctCAGTTCTTTGTGCTTTCTCAGAGAGGCGATAGCATCGTTATTCGCGATT ATCGGGGTGATGTACCGAAAGGAAGTGCAGAGATCTTCTTCCGGAAAGTAAAGTTTTGGAAAGAAGACGGTGGAGAGGAAGCACCTCCTGTATTT AATGTGGATGGTGTGAACTACTTCCATGTGAAGGTAGTTGGTCTGCTTTTTGTCGCGACATCTAGGACAAATTTGTCGCCTTCTCTTGTATTGGAGCTTCTGCAGAGGATTGCACGTGTAATCAAAGATTACCTCGGTGTTCTAAACGAAGATTCATTGCGGAAAAATTTTGTGCTGGTGTATGAGCTTCTTGATGAAGTTGTT GATTTTGGTTATGTGCAAACAACGTCTACAGAAATCTTAAAGTCTTACATATTTAATGAGCCAATTATGGTTGATGCTGGCCGTTTGCCGCCCCTTGGTCCTGCTGCCATGTTCATG GGGACCAAAAGAATGCCAGGGACAGCAATTACTAAATCTGTTGTGGCAAATGAACCTGGGGGCAGAAAGAGGGAGGAAATATTCGTGGatataattgaaaaaataagcaTTACTTTCAGTTCCAGT GGATATATATTGACTTCTGAAATTGATGGGACCATTCAAATGAAAAGCTACCTTACTGGTAATCCAGAAATTAGATTAGCTCTCAATGAGGATCTGAGCATTGGAAGGGCCGGTGGGAGATCAGTTTATG ATTATGGAGGTTCGGCTGGTTCTGGAGCAGTAGTACTGGATGATTGCAATTTCCATGAATCTGTGCACCTTGATAGTTTTGATGTGGACAGGACCTTGACTCTG GTTCCGCCGGATGGTGAATTTCCTGTCATGAATTACCGGATAACCCAGGAATTCAAGCCTCCCTTTCGTATTAATACTTTGATTGAAGAAGCTGGATCACTTAAG GCTGAAGTCATCTTGAAGATCCGTGCTGAATTTCCTTCAGACATAACTGCAAATACAATCTCGGTACAAATGCCGCTTCCTGCATATACAAGCAG AGTAAGCTTTGAGTTGGAACCTGGAGCAGTTGGTCAAACAACTGATTTTAAGGAATCCAATAAGAGGCTTGAGTGGAGTTTGAAGAAG GTTCTCGGTGGATCAGATCATACATTACGTGCCAAGCTAACATTTTCACAAGAGTCGCATG GAAATATCACCAAGGAAGCTGGACCAGTGAGCATGACCTTCACAATCCCAATGCATAATCCTTCAAGGCTTCAG GTGAAATATTTACAAATCGCAAAGAAGTCAAAAACATATAATCCTTATCGGTGGGTGAGATATGTGACTCAGGCTAATTCCTATGTTGCTCGTATATGA
- the LOC132033627 gene encoding AP-4 complex subunit mu isoform X1 produces the protein MISQFFVLSQRGDSIVIRDYRGDVPKGSAEIFFRKVKFWKEDGGEEAPPVFNVDGVNYFHVKVVGLLFVATSRTNLSPSLVLELLQRIARVIKDYLGVLNEDSLRKNFVLVYELLDEVVDFGYVQTTSTEILKSYIFNEPIMVDAGRLPPLGPAAMFMQGTKRMPGTAITKSVVANEPGGRKREEIFVDIIEKISITFSSSGYILTSEIDGTIQMKSYLTGNPEIRLALNEDLSIGRAGGRSVYDYGGSAGSGAVVLDDCNFHESVHLDSFDVDRTLTLVPPDGEFPVMNYRITQEFKPPFRINTLIEEAGSLKAEVILKIRAEFPSDITANTISVQMPLPAYTSRVSFELEPGAVGQTTDFKESNKRLEWSLKKVLGGSDHTLRAKLTFSQESHGNITKEAGPVSMTFTIPMHNPSRLQVKYLQIAKKSKTYNPYRWVRYVTQANSYVARI, from the exons atgatttctCAGTTCTTTGTGCTTTCTCAGAGAGGCGATAGCATCGTTATTCGCGATT ATCGGGGTGATGTACCGAAAGGAAGTGCAGAGATCTTCTTCCGGAAAGTAAAGTTTTGGAAAGAAGACGGTGGAGAGGAAGCACCTCCTGTATTT AATGTGGATGGTGTGAACTACTTCCATGTGAAGGTAGTTGGTCTGCTTTTTGTCGCGACATCTAGGACAAATTTGTCGCCTTCTCTTGTATTGGAGCTTCTGCAGAGGATTGCACGTGTAATCAAAGATTACCTCGGTGTTCTAAACGAAGATTCATTGCGGAAAAATTTTGTGCTGGTGTATGAGCTTCTTGATGAAGTTGTT GATTTTGGTTATGTGCAAACAACGTCTACAGAAATCTTAAAGTCTTACATATTTAATGAGCCAATTATGGTTGATGCTGGCCGTTTGCCGCCCCTTGGTCCTGCTGCCATGTTCATG CAGGGGACCAAAAGAATGCCAGGGACAGCAATTACTAAATCTGTTGTGGCAAATGAACCTGGGGGCAGAAAGAGGGAGGAAATATTCGTGGatataattgaaaaaataagcaTTACTTTCAGTTCCAGT GGATATATATTGACTTCTGAAATTGATGGGACCATTCAAATGAAAAGCTACCTTACTGGTAATCCAGAAATTAGATTAGCTCTCAATGAGGATCTGAGCATTGGAAGGGCCGGTGGGAGATCAGTTTATG ATTATGGAGGTTCGGCTGGTTCTGGAGCAGTAGTACTGGATGATTGCAATTTCCATGAATCTGTGCACCTTGATAGTTTTGATGTGGACAGGACCTTGACTCTG GTTCCGCCGGATGGTGAATTTCCTGTCATGAATTACCGGATAACCCAGGAATTCAAGCCTCCCTTTCGTATTAATACTTTGATTGAAGAAGCTGGATCACTTAAG GCTGAAGTCATCTTGAAGATCCGTGCTGAATTTCCTTCAGACATAACTGCAAATACAATCTCGGTACAAATGCCGCTTCCTGCATATACAAGCAG AGTAAGCTTTGAGTTGGAACCTGGAGCAGTTGGTCAAACAACTGATTTTAAGGAATCCAATAAGAGGCTTGAGTGGAGTTTGAAGAAG GTTCTCGGTGGATCAGATCATACATTACGTGCCAAGCTAACATTTTCACAAGAGTCGCATG GAAATATCACCAAGGAAGCTGGACCAGTGAGCATGACCTTCACAATCCCAATGCATAATCCTTCAAGGCTTCAG GTGAAATATTTACAAATCGCAAAGAAGTCAAAAACATATAATCCTTATCGGTGGGTGAGATATGTGACTCAGGCTAATTCCTATGTTGCTCGTATATGA
- the LOC132034841 gene encoding secreted RxLR effector protein 161-like: protein MDNAHPLNTPMVVRSLEVSKDPFQPQEENEELLGPEVRYLSAIGALMYLTNVTRPDIAFSVNFLARYSSSSTRRHWNRVKHILRYLKGTIDMGLFYTNKGSVDLVGYQMRLFIDPHKAQSQTSYMFTCGGTAISWRSTKQSIVATSSNHAKIIAIHEASRECVWLRSVIHFIRERCGLKCDTKIPTVLYEDNVACIAQLK from the coding sequence atGGACAATGCACATCCTTTAAATACTCCAATGGTCGTTCGCTCACTTGAAGTGAGTAAAGATCCATTCCAACCtcaggaagaaaatgaagagcttCTTGGTCCTGAAGTACGATATCTTAGTGCAATTGGTGCACTTATGTATCTTACTAACGTTACAAGACCTGACATAGCATTCTCTGTTAATTTTCTAGCAAGATATAGCTCTTCTAGTACACGAAGACATTGGAATAGAGTTAAGCATATATTGCGATATCTGAAGGGAACTATCGATATGGGTCTGTTTTATACTAACAAAGGTAGTGTAGATCTTGTTGGTTATCAGATGCGTTTATTTATCGATCCACATAAAGCTCAATCTCAAACAAGCTATATGTTTACATGCGGAGGTACTGCTATATCATGGCGATCTACAAAGCAGTCAATTGTTGctacttcttcaaatcatgCTAAGATAATCgctattcatgaagcaagtaGAGAATGTGTGTGGTTGAGATCAGTGATACATTTCATCAGAGAAAGATGTGGCTTGAAGTGTGATACAAAAATACCCACAGTattatatgaagataatgttgcatGCATAGCTCAATTAAAATGA